ATTACCCTTTTTACAGGAGATTGAAACTATCTTTCAATCGCCGGAGGACCTCCAACGCGTTTTGCAAAGGGAAATTGAGCGCACGTATCCGGGCGAGGCGCTGTGCATTCTTGAAACCCGTTTGCTCAAATTCGGGTTTATCCTCAGCCCGATCAATCTCGAAAGACTCCTGACGCAGCTCTATTCTCAGCAAATTGCCGGATATTATGATCCGATTGAGAAAAAAATGGCCTTAGTTCAAGAGAGTGCGTCAGGCCCGCCCCCATCGCTGTTCCCATTGGAAATGATGACTCAACTGCTTATCCAGAGTATGGGACTTTCATTAGACAACATCTTACTGGCGCACGAACTGACGCATGTGTTACAGGACCAGCATTTCGATTTACTGTCATTACCGTTTGAAGATTTGCAGCAGGAAGACATGGCTTCTGCTGTTCGAGCATTGATTGAAGGGGATGCCACTCTGGTGATGATTGATTACATCCTTGATCAGCAGCAGGCCGGTCTTGACGCCACGCAGGTTCCTGACATTGCCGCATCCATGCAGCGTTGGGCAAACAGCCCATTAATGCGGGGTTTCGGACTCTTTCAAACCGTTCCACGCTATATCATGGATAATTTGTTGTTTTCCTATCTCCAGGGTTTTGAGTTTGTCTTGCGCTTGAAACAGCAGGGGCACTGGAAGACGATTAACCAGGCCTATACTGATTTGCCGGTCTCCACCGAACAGATTTTGCATCCTGAAAAATATTTCGAGGAACGCGATTGGCCGACAGTGATTGCATTGCCGGATTTTGCAGAAAAATATCCTGACTGGCGCCTGCTTGAACAGAATACCCTGGGAGAGTTTAATATTCACCTGCTGCTTGATGGTTTCCTGCCCAAAGAACAGGCGCGCCTTGCCGCTGCCGGATGGGACGGCGACCGCTTTGGCCTGTATAAACACAATGAAACCGGCAATCTGTTCTTAGCCTGGTACACGATCTGGGATACTGCTCAGGATGCCCGGGAATTTTTTGAAACTTATGCCGCCATGCTTGAAAAACGCTTTCCCGGGAATGCTGAACCTTGCATGATTGAGGATTCGGCTTCTGTTCTGACCTGGGTCACTGAAACGGGAACGGTGCGGCTTGAAGTTCACGACAATGACGTCCTTTTACTCGATGGCTTCCCTGTCCAATTCCAGGAAGATTTTGTGACAACCTTTTGGAAAAGCGTGAAAACTGATTTTCAGAGGGATTAATATTTTGTGGAAAACTGGAGTGTCAAAGCTCTGCTTTGACAGCGAAAGCAGAGCTTTCGCACTCCGTCTGGCTTGACAGCGAAAGCAGAAGCTCTCGCACTCCTGTTGGAAACGGGACGACGAACGATAACTCGATAAATAGCGAGTATTGGGGGTGTCGATTTTCTTTACAGTTTAACATGCCTGAAAAGCTCGTGATAATAGACATGTTGAGGTTATCGAAAAATAGTGTAAAATTTTTCGACACTTGTCTGAAAGTCAATAAATCTAATTAAATCAACAAATTATAAGACATTGTAAAATAGGGGTGTCGAAATTTTTGACACTTTTAGACGAGAATTGCCTCTGGAGGTTGAACTTTTTTAAGGTGTACACTAAAAAAAGAAAAAATATTTCCTTAGTCATTCGGGCAGAGTTCAGACGTTTAAAAAAAATAGTGATAAAAAACGTTCGTTTGGCATGAGCTATGCATTACATAAAAGCGTAACAGATAAAGCTAAACCCATCGTGAGGTGGGGGCGGAAAGCTGCGGGTCTCATGGAGACAGCCGGGTTGCCTGAGAAGGGTACCCGGCTTTTTTTGTGGATAAGCAAGAAAAGACCGGGGGGCTTCAAGAGGGTGCGTTCTTTCTATATCAACAACATGTTTTCATTAGACAAAGCCAAACCTGTCGCGAGGCAGGGACGGAAAGCCGCGGATCTCATGGTGAGATAGCCGGGTTGCCTCAATAACAATGAGGTACAAGGTATGAAAAAGATTAGTGTATTAACCGTTGTGTTCATGATGCTGGCATCTACAGTGTATGCGTTGTCATATAGTGTCGAGTATGAGGATGGTCCGGCCGCTTATAATGCCGCAGAAGTCGTTGACTATATGGTTGATGGGTCAGAAATGGCCGGGATGAAGGTGACTGCAACGTATTTAGTTGGGACTGAAGTAGCGACCTGGGAGGCTACGATTGATGATGCCGGCCATGCAGTTGGAAGTTATGTCGATCCCATTTTTGGCATCACGTGGAGAGAATTTGAGCTTTCGTTAGACGGCGATTCATTTTCTATGAATTGGGAGCTTGAAAATTCAGGGACTGTGGCAAGTTATCTTACGTCTCTGAAAATAGAAGCTTTGCCGGGGAATGTAGTGTTTGATGTGGATGGAGAACATCGAGAAGATCCTCCAAGTACGCCCGGTTCAATGTATGGCCTTGAATTTGCTCTTACAGGAGCTATAGACGGATATGATGGAGAGGTAACAGCTACTTATAGCGACCAGGTAGCCTTAAATGGAACAGTATATGGCGATTTGTATGGCACATTGACTTTGGGGTTTGACCCTGGATTGTTTGGTGTTCTTTCACCTTGGTCGTCTTTTTCGCAAGGAATCACATTTAAAGCAGATACCGACATCGTGGTGCCGGTGCCTGAACCTGGCACACTGTTACTGCTTGGCCTGGGCGTTTTGGGATTACTCGGCTACGCCAAAAAACGCAAATAGCGCGGCTTGAGACGTTTGCACAAAAAAGGCAGTTCCTGCGGGAACTGCCTTTTTTATTTCGAAGGAACTATTTACCAGGCTTTTTGGCCGTAGGCGATCCAGTACTGTAGAAATGATGAGTACCCCCGTTTTCTGCGTTCGCCGCAGGTGATCGACAGACACCCGTACAACCGCTGTACGATAAGATGGATGGCAGCGTTATCCATTGCCGCAATACTTGAAATACTATTGTAGTGGTTAATGCGTTCCCTGAGCGAAGTCGAAGGGAACAGTGAGCGGCTCGTTTCGATTTCGCTCAACGAGCGGGCGGTTGTCGAGCGAAGTCGAGACACGAATGACTTAGGATGTTTATAGTT
The DNA window shown above is from Deltaproteobacteria bacterium and carries:
- a CDS encoding PEP-CTERM sorting domain-containing protein, translating into MVDGSEMAGMKVTATYLVGTEVATWEATIDDAGHAVGSYVDPIFGITWREFELSLDGDSFSMNWELENSGTVASYLTSLKIEALPGNVVFDVDGEHREDPPSTPGSMYGLEFALTGAIDGYDGEVTATYSDQVALNGTVYGDLYGTLTLGFDPGLFGVLSPWSSFSQGITFKADTDIVVPVPEPGTLLLLGLGVLGLLGYAKKRK